Proteins found in one Pirellulales bacterium genomic segment:
- a CDS encoding PilZ domain-containing protein, with amino-acid sequence MRWFQHRDKHFDLNRIIRRLINASTPNRIPLQGESRWELRANRTMPVLLVPYDANELSIGEQAYALTKNLSGQGLALVLHQPLRAEQLVVAFWSNDEPHFFAGTVRQSVPLGGGFWQIGVETSKLLSMSDCPDLQRLVPWAARLDPSVHWDAPVCAGGAPQ; translated from the coding sequence ATGCGTTGGTTTCAGCACCGTGACAAACATTTCGACTTGAATCGCATCATCCGCCGGCTGATCAATGCCTCGACGCCGAACCGAATTCCGTTGCAAGGCGAATCGCGTTGGGAGTTGCGTGCCAACCGGACGATGCCGGTGCTGCTGGTGCCGTACGACGCAAACGAGCTTTCGATCGGCGAGCAGGCCTACGCGCTGACCAAAAACCTGTCAGGCCAGGGGCTGGCCTTGGTGCTGCACCAGCCGTTGCGCGCCGAACAACTGGTCGTCGCCTTCTGGTCGAACGACGAGCCGCACTTTTTCGCGGGCACCGTTCGGCAAAGCGTGCCGCTGGGGGGCGGTTTCTGGCAAATCGGGGTCGAAACCAGCAAACTCCTCTCGATGTCCGACTGCCCCGATTTGCAGCGACTCGTGCCTTGGGCGGCGCGCCTCGATCCGAGCGTACACTGGGACGCGCCGGTCTGTGCGGGGGGTGCCCCGCAATAG
- a CDS encoding lysophospholipid acyltransferase family protein produces MRVVHYAAYLVVRSFVCLLQALRTETCQVVTAGLATLFADVFKIRRAVIDDNLRHAFPEMPERERRQVVWRMWNHLFTLIVEIAHAPRKIHDTNWRDFLVLHNADTLTRLGLGDRPIVIVSAHFGNFEMAGYLLAILGFPTYTVARTLDNPYIDAFLNRFRSRTGQHMIPKRGGYDQIVEVLARGQIMTFLADQYAGSKGCFVEFFGRPASTHKAIALFALANDAPLVVGYARRQKRPLHYDLVIESIADPRSGEEHVSSVPGLTQWYTRELERVIRAAPDQYWWIHRRWKDTRPAKKRQKQAA; encoded by the coding sequence GTGCGAGTTGTTCATTATGCGGCCTATCTCGTCGTCCGCAGTTTCGTCTGCCTGCTGCAAGCATTGCGGACGGAGACCTGCCAGGTCGTGACGGCGGGCCTGGCGACGCTGTTCGCCGACGTCTTCAAAATCCGCCGGGCCGTCATCGACGATAACCTGCGCCATGCCTTTCCGGAAATGCCGGAGCGCGAGCGGCGGCAAGTGGTCTGGCGGATGTGGAATCATCTGTTCACGTTGATCGTGGAGATCGCCCACGCGCCGCGGAAGATTCACGACACCAACTGGCGCGACTTTCTGGTGTTGCACAACGCCGACACGCTGACCCGGCTCGGCCTGGGCGACCGGCCGATCGTCATCGTCTCGGCGCACTTCGGCAACTTCGAGATGGCCGGCTACCTGTTGGCCATTCTCGGGTTTCCCACCTACACCGTCGCGCGGACGCTCGACAATCCCTACATCGACGCGTTTTTGAACCGCTTTCGCAGCCGTACCGGGCAGCACATGATTCCCAAGCGGGGCGGCTACGATCAGATTGTGGAGGTGCTCGCCCGTGGCCAGATCATGACCTTCCTTGCGGACCAATACGCCGGCAGCAAGGGGTGCTTCGTCGAGTTTTTCGGCCGGCCGGCATCGACGCACAAAGCGATCGCGCTGTTCGCTTTGGCCAACGACGCGCCGTTGGTTGTGGGCTATGCGCGGCGGCAAAAGCGGCCGCTGCACTATGACCTGGTCATCGAATCGATCGCCGATCCGCGCAGCGGCGAAGAGCACGTGTCGAGCGTACCCGGTCTCACGCAGTGGTATACCCGCGAACTGGAGCGCGTCATCCGCGCGGCGCCGGACCAGTATTGGTGGATCCATCGCCGTTGGAAAGACACTCGCCCCGCCAAGAAGCGGCAAAAGCAGGCGGCCTGA
- a CDS encoding addiction module protein yields MSTDSMALSSDAQHVFEAAMRLPDAERAKLADKLSATLDPMADPVWQAAWGPEIARRVAEVEEGTAKLHTWDELQKIMQEARHAPRKV; encoded by the coding sequence ATGTCCACTGATTCGATGGCACTCAGCAGCGACGCGCAGCACGTGTTCGAGGCGGCCATGCGATTGCCCGACGCCGAACGCGCGAAGCTGGCGGATAAGCTATCGGCGACGCTCGATCCGATGGCGGATCCTGTGTGGCAAGCGGCCTGGGGTCCGGAGATCGCCCGCCGGGTCGCCGAAGTGGAGGAGGGTACGGCAAAGCTCCATACCTGGGATGAACTGCAAAAGATCATGCAGGAAGCTCGCCATGCCCCGCGAAAAGTTTAG
- a CDS encoding type II toxin-antitoxin system VapC family toxin yields MSFLLDTDHLSAHVRRPAGLMHRFVQHSGRLYTSTIALAELYVWAYGRPDPAPALASVEKMLFHEVSLVEYDNDCGKEFGRVRVEMRRQGLEVPSLDLLIASVALVYDLTLVTHNTVDFQNIPGLGLDDWLAP; encoded by the coding sequence ATGAGCTTTCTTCTTGATACCGATCACCTGTCCGCTCATGTACGTCGCCCTGCGGGCCTGATGCATCGATTCGTTCAGCATTCGGGGCGACTGTATACGTCAACCATCGCCTTGGCCGAATTGTACGTGTGGGCCTATGGCCGCCCCGACCCCGCTCCTGCTTTGGCGTCGGTCGAGAAGATGTTGTTCCATGAAGTGAGTCTCGTCGAATACGACAACGACTGCGGCAAAGAATTCGGTCGAGTGCGGGTAGAAATGCGGCGCCAAGGCCTGGAAGTTCCTTCGCTTGACCTTTTGATTGCCTCGGTCGCACTCGTCTACGATTTAACCCTTGTGACGCACAATACGGTGGACTTCCAAAACATCCCCGGCCTGGGTTTGGACGACTGGCTCGCCCCATGA
- a CDS encoding DNRLRE domain-containing protein: MQPFAAVGQMALLSALTLFATQTAVAAGPLNLLSNAGAEEPADRQSMPPGWFPASVPAPELRMFIDDRHSRAGNASLAITNQHQYDQTVCNNWAQDVRSIPTGKTVRLTGYLRTDDAESANLCVQCWADNGERMVAFASTPIFRGTQGWTLVQAADLAVPRETTRMIVRAVLTGKGSVFFDDVSLEVVDRPEAGISDPNDPQIAHRIVRRLPVTKDCMVLAYMLNWDRGDVDNLAVSNNDGGVRTLLAWEPPSQEETEQAQLRFFLAMYARKTIVRDEPGPLEIHKLLGDWGERVSWSNQPDLAPEAAAAAEVESGEGWRMFDVTDLVREQARSPQNNHGVALCLPAKKTGQDTVIEFVSRHAPDESRNLRPMLLVVKPDSPPGT, translated from the coding sequence ATGCAACCTTTTGCCGCCGTGGGGCAAATGGCGCTGTTGAGCGCCCTGACTCTCTTCGCCACGCAAACCGCCGTGGCCGCCGGACCGTTAAATCTGCTGTCGAACGCTGGGGCGGAAGAACCTGCCGATCGTCAGAGCATGCCGCCCGGCTGGTTTCCCGCCTCGGTTCCCGCGCCGGAGCTGCGAATGTTCATCGACGACCGCCATTCGCGGGCAGGCAACGCCTCGCTGGCCATAACCAACCAGCACCAGTACGACCAAACAGTGTGCAACAACTGGGCGCAGGATGTCCGTTCCATTCCCACCGGAAAGACGGTGCGTCTCACCGGCTATCTGCGCACCGACGACGCCGAGTCGGCCAATCTCTGCGTGCAATGCTGGGCCGACAACGGAGAACGGATGGTGGCCTTCGCCAGCACGCCGATTTTTCGCGGCACACAAGGCTGGACGCTGGTCCAGGCCGCAGACCTGGCCGTGCCCCGCGAGACCACGCGCATGATCGTGCGCGCCGTGCTGACCGGCAAAGGAAGCGTCTTTTTCGACGACGTGTCGTTGGAGGTCGTCGACCGTCCCGAGGCGGGAATCTCCGATCCCAACGATCCGCAGATCGCCCACCGCATCGTCCGTCGATTGCCAGTGACCAAAGACTGCATGGTGCTTGCCTACATGCTCAACTGGGACCGCGGCGACGTCGACAACCTCGCCGTCAGCAACAACGACGGCGGAGTGCGCACCCTGCTGGCCTGGGAACCGCCGTCGCAGGAGGAGACCGAACAAGCGCAGTTGCGATTTTTCCTGGCGATGTACGCTAGAAAGACGATCGTGCGCGACGAGCCAGGCCCGCTTGAGATTCACAAACTGCTTGGCGACTGGGGGGAGCGAGTTTCATGGAGCAATCAGCCTGACCTTGCACCCGAGGCTGCCGCCGCCGCCGAGGTAGAGTCGGGCGAGGGCTGGCGCATGTTCGACGTAACCGATCTAGTGCGCGAACAAGCTCGCTCGCCGCAGAACAATCATGGCGTTGCCCTTTGTCTACCGGCGAAGAAGACAGGACAAGATACGGTGATTGAGTTCGTCAGCCGGCATGCGCCTGACGAGTCGCGGAACCTGCGGCCGATGTTGCTCGTCGTCAAGCCCGATTCGCCGCCGGGAACGTAA
- a CDS encoding Gfo/Idh/MocA family oxidoreductase encodes MPSTRRKFMVQAAASGAALAVWSETQADEATRSANEQFVVAVVGTNGRGRDLARAFAAQPNCRVAYICDVDQRAIVKGLEAVGKERAATPVGVQDFRRALDDRAVDAVAIATPDHWHAPAAILACSAGKHVYVEKPASHNGREGELLVAAARKHQRVVQLGTQRRSSAGTIEAVARVHKGELGRVLFARGWINSTRPSIGHGKQVPPPSQLDYDLWQGPAPERPYRDNLIHYNWHWFWNWGTGELGNNGIHALDVCRWGLQVDYPQSVVCGGGRFHFDDDQETPDTQIVTLNFGDKAINWEHRTWSRRGFEGESFGVVFYGEAGSLVFTSNGYQVYDMAGKSVAEGTVRTDDASHVGNFLSCIREGKRPNAEIEEGVKSTALCHLGNIAYRTGRTVRFDPQAKRIVGDEEQTALWSREYRPGWEPVV; translated from the coding sequence ATGCCCTCGACACGCCGAAAGTTTATGGTCCAGGCCGCCGCCAGCGGCGCGGCCCTGGCCGTTTGGAGCGAGACGCAAGCCGACGAGGCGACGAGATCGGCCAACGAGCAATTCGTGGTGGCGGTTGTGGGCACGAACGGGCGCGGGCGGGATCTCGCCCGTGCGTTCGCCGCCCAGCCCAATTGCCGCGTGGCCTACATCTGCGACGTCGACCAGCGGGCCATTGTCAAAGGGCTGGAGGCGGTGGGCAAAGAACGCGCGGCCACGCCGGTCGGCGTGCAAGATTTTCGCCGGGCACTCGACGACCGGGCCGTCGATGCCGTGGCGATCGCCACGCCCGACCACTGGCACGCGCCGGCGGCAATCCTGGCCTGTTCGGCGGGCAAACACGTGTACGTCGAAAAGCCCGCGTCGCACAACGGCCGCGAAGGCGAGCTGCTGGTGGCCGCCGCCCGAAAGCACCAGCGCGTGGTGCAACTCGGCACGCAGCGGCGCAGCTCGGCCGGCACGATCGAAGCGGTGGCCCGCGTACACAAGGGCGAGTTGGGCCGCGTGTTGTTCGCCCGCGGCTGGATCAACAGCACGCGTCCCAGCATCGGGCACGGGAAACAAGTGCCGCCGCCGTCGCAACTCGATTACGACCTCTGGCAAGGCCCTGCGCCCGAACGGCCCTATCGCGACAACTTGATCCACTATAACTGGCACTGGTTTTGGAACTGGGGCACCGGAGAGCTGGGCAACAACGGCATCCACGCGCTCGACGTTTGCCGCTGGGGCTTGCAGGTCGATTATCCGCAAAGCGTTGTTTGCGGCGGCGGCCGGTTCCATTTCGACGACGATCAGGAGACGCCCGACACGCAGATCGTGACGCTCAACTTCGGCGACAAGGCGATCAACTGGGAGCATCGCACTTGGAGCCGGCGCGGGTTCGAGGGCGAGTCGTTCGGGGTCGTGTTTTACGGCGAAGCAGGCTCGTTGGTTTTTACCAGCAACGGCTACCAGGTGTACGACATGGCCGGCAAGAGCGTGGCCGAGGGCACGGTGCGCACCGACGACGCCAGCCACGTCGGCAATTTCTTATCGTGCATTCGCGAAGGGAAGCGGCCGAACGCCGAAATTGAAGAAGGCGTGAAGAGCACGGCCCTGTGCCACCTGGGCAACATCGCCTATCGCACCGGCCGCACCGTCCGGTTCGACCCGCAAGCGAAGCGGATCGTCGGCGATGAGGAGCAGACCGCGCTTTGGTCGCGCGAATACCGGCCCGGATGGGAACCGGTGGTGTGA
- a CDS encoding cyclic nucleotide-binding and patatin-like phospholipase domain-containing protein produces the protein MLRRSMLCRGLDQAELRLVAESLRTVKFAPGQVVMKQGDAGRSMFIVLHGRVRITIERDRRPPRLLAYLGPGEHFGDMVLLGDGVRSATVTAVVDTELLELNQEQFNQLLLTVPEFSANLGRTLVSRLRQEMTRRRRRERPTVIGLVNTSARTRAIAGHLAGALLAKGEAVEVLTDREDELTPQRCLVERIPAGLPLDERARTVRERIQQVAQHHHRVLLDVTQAGTPAELAELLAPCEEVWWLSESRYAEGAANRLRELAGAAADLAARTHWIWILRKDERFSPTLPFELPIARPDFKVTLDDDPQRTSRRQRHSLDRLVRHLRGTRLGVALGGGAARGLAHLGALRVLDREGIHFDLVAGTSSGALMGLAYCGGWRPDVALEELKRALTPARLFRALPGGLQWYLWSNFRRAAWERMLRPYLGDARLEQLAVPLSVLAVDLVQGVQVVRDRGDAINAVMESINLPYLSRPIMRDGMALVDGGVLNNLPGDVLPERGADFVVAIDVVAKLPADFGRRKRPRILETLMRVTDVQAFGTSALRAGSIDLLIAPDTSDYQFADFSRAKELAEAGEKAAQEVLPQLKQLLAELEADATPASK, from the coding sequence GTGCTGCGGCGCAGCATGCTCTGCCGCGGACTCGATCAAGCCGAACTGCGGCTGGTCGCCGAGAGCCTGCGCACCGTGAAATTCGCGCCCGGCCAGGTTGTCATGAAGCAGGGCGACGCCGGCCGCAGCATGTTCATCGTACTGCACGGCCGCGTGCGGATCACCATTGAACGCGACCGCCGGCCGCCGCGCCTGCTGGCCTACCTCGGCCCCGGCGAGCACTTCGGAGACATGGTGCTGTTGGGCGACGGCGTACGCTCGGCCACCGTCACGGCCGTGGTCGATACGGAGCTGCTGGAGCTCAACCAGGAACAATTCAACCAGCTTCTGCTGACCGTGCCGGAGTTCTCGGCCAATCTGGGCCGCACGCTCGTCAGCCGGCTGCGTCAAGAGATGACCCGCCGGCGGCGCCGCGAGCGGCCCACCGTCATTGGTCTGGTCAACACCTCCGCACGCACACGGGCAATTGCCGGCCACCTGGCCGGCGCGCTCCTTGCCAAAGGAGAGGCGGTCGAAGTGTTGACGGACCGCGAGGACGAACTGACGCCGCAGAGGTGCCTCGTCGAACGCATTCCCGCCGGCCTGCCTCTTGACGAGCGGGCACGGACCGTGCGCGAGCGCATCCAGCAGGTGGCGCAGCACCACCATCGCGTGTTGCTCGACGTGACTCAGGCCGGCACGCCCGCGGAGCTGGCCGAGTTGCTGGCGCCTTGTGAGGAAGTTTGGTGGCTCAGCGAATCGCGGTATGCCGAGGGGGCGGCAAACCGGCTGCGAGAACTCGCCGGCGCCGCCGCCGATTTGGCCGCGCGCACGCATTGGATCTGGATTCTGCGGAAGGACGAACGTTTTTCGCCGACCTTGCCGTTCGAGCTGCCGATCGCCCGGCCCGACTTCAAGGTGACGCTCGACGACGATCCGCAGCGCACGTCGCGGCGACAGCGGCATTCGCTGGACCGGCTGGTGAGGCACCTGCGCGGCACGCGGCTGGGAGTCGCGCTGGGCGGCGGCGCCGCCCGTGGCCTGGCCCATCTGGGCGCGCTGCGCGTGCTCGACCGCGAGGGGATTCACTTCGACCTGGTGGCCGGCACCAGCTCGGGCGCTCTGATGGGGCTGGCCTATTGCGGCGGCTGGCGGCCCGACGTGGCCCTGGAAGAACTGAAGCGGGCGCTCACGCCCGCCAGGCTGTTTCGCGCCTTGCCGGGCGGCTTGCAATGGTACTTGTGGTCGAACTTCCGTCGCGCAGCCTGGGAACGCATGTTGCGGCCCTACCTCGGCGATGCGCGGCTGGAGCAACTCGCGGTTCCGCTCTCGGTGCTGGCCGTCGACCTGGTGCAGGGCGTGCAAGTGGTGCGCGACCGCGGCGACGCCATCAACGCCGTGATGGAGAGCATCAATCTGCCGTATCTTTCGCGGCCCATCATGCGCGACGGCATGGCGCTGGTCGACGGCGGCGTGCTGAACAACTTGCCCGGCGACGTGCTGCCCGAACGCGGCGCCGATTTTGTCGTGGCCATCGACGTGGTGGCCAAGCTGCCGGCCGACTTTGGCCGTCGCAAGCGGCCGCGCATTTTGGAGACGCTGATGCGAGTCACCGACGTGCAGGCGTTTGGCACATCGGCGTTGCGGGCCGGCTCGATCGACTTGCTGATTGCGCCCGACACGTCGGACTATCAGTTTGCCGACTTCAGCCGGGCCAAGGAGCTTGCCGAGGCCGGCGAGAAGGCGGCCCAGGAAGTGTTGCCGCAGCTCAAACAACTTCTGGCCGAGCTGGAGGCGGACGCCACGCCGGCGTCGAAGTAG
- a CDS encoding DUF1559 domain-containing protein, producing MVRRRLGFTLVELLVVIAIIGILVALLLPAVQAARESSRRSKCSNNLKQIGIAAQHYHDAIGYFPPAGLNYGAVYGAPVVAYKNIMNTSGFVLLLPYMELLTYYDRFNKNVAACSSTYTGGGPGTPGPYTIAGAPALNPTTSGNDLIMSSLIAVLMCPSDDGVKQVATGAAYGITSSDTLQGAKTSYEFSTKPSDEYNYPNCWQTWYNTQTTANGQPYLIYRALFGMNSNSSTAHVLDGTTSTVAFIESPFDVYNGGGNAWGYRAWVMYGVTLYDNRNNFPMQALCSSPINCWTYSNTISAVVTPTAPYQFGRVASWGMAGSLHPGGCHIGLTDGSVRFLSESTDIKILGPLCNIADGTAIGDY from the coding sequence ATGGTTCGTCGCCGCCTCGGATTCACCTTGGTCGAGTTGCTGGTCGTGATCGCCATTATCGGCATCCTGGTGGCGTTGCTGCTGCCGGCGGTGCAGGCGGCCCGGGAGTCGTCCCGCCGCTCGAAGTGCAGCAACAATCTGAAACAGATCGGCATTGCCGCACAGCACTACCATGACGCCATCGGATACTTTCCGCCCGCCGGCCTGAACTATGGCGCCGTCTATGGGGCGCCCGTCGTCGCCTACAAGAATATCATGAACACCAGCGGCTTCGTGCTGCTGCTGCCCTACATGGAGTTATTGACGTACTACGATCGATTCAACAAGAACGTGGCGGCCTGTTCGAGCACGTACACCGGCGGCGGCCCTGGCACCCCCGGCCCCTACACAATCGCCGGCGCGCCGGCGCTCAACCCAACCACGTCGGGCAACGACCTGATCATGTCGAGCTTGATCGCGGTGCTGATGTGCCCCAGCGACGACGGCGTCAAGCAGGTGGCGACCGGGGCGGCGTACGGCATCACCAGCAGCGACACGCTTCAAGGAGCGAAGACCTCCTACGAGTTCAGCACCAAGCCGTCCGACGAATACAATTATCCCAACTGCTGGCAGACCTGGTACAACACCCAGACGACCGCCAATGGGCAGCCCTACCTGATCTACCGTGCCCTGTTTGGCATGAACAGCAACAGCAGCACCGCACACGTTCTCGACGGAACGACCAGCACTGTGGCCTTCATCGAGAGCCCCTTCGATGTCTATAACGGCGGCGGAAACGCCTGGGGCTATCGCGCCTGGGTGATGTACGGCGTCACGCTTTACGACAACCGCAACAACTTTCCCATGCAGGCGCTATGCAGCAGCCCGATCAATTGCTGGACGTACTCAAATACAATTAGCGCAGTAGTAACACCTACTGCACCCTATCAATTCGGCCGTGTTGCTTCCTGGGGCATGGCGGGCAGCCTGCACCCGGGCGGCTGTCACATCGGCCTGACCGATGGCAGCGTTCGGTTCCTCTCGGAATCGACCGACATCAAAATTTTGGGGCCCCTCTGCAACATCGCCGATGGAACGGCGATTGGCGATTACTGA
- a CDS encoding PA0069 family radical SAM protein translates to MPPHRPHIAGRAAQQHPPNRYLPTRVEETFDDREYDEELLADGRKVPTQFLADASQSIITENNSPDVPFRWSINAYRGCEHGCAYCYARPTHEVFGLSAGLDFETKILVKHEAPALLRSELARPSWRGEAITMSGVTDCYQPAERRFCLTRGLLEVMNEASQALGIITKNALVTRDLDLLAAMAGRRLVHVFLSVTTLDAELARTMEPRTSPPAKKLAAVKALSEAGVPVGVMVAPVVPGLTDHEMPGILEAAREAGARSAGYVLLRLPLTVVPVFQAWLAENYPDKQEKVESLIRSTRGGGLYQAQFGLRQRGAGEYAVQIGRNFKVFKHKFGLDGPLPELDSSQFRPPRSAAGQMSLF, encoded by the coding sequence ATGCCACCGCATCGACCGCACATCGCTGGACGCGCCGCACAGCAACATCCGCCGAACCGCTATCTGCCGACGCGCGTCGAAGAAACCTTCGACGACCGCGAGTACGACGAAGAGCTGCTCGCCGACGGGCGAAAAGTGCCGACGCAGTTTCTGGCCGACGCCTCGCAGTCGATCATCACCGAGAACAACAGCCCCGATGTCCCTTTTCGCTGGAGCATCAACGCCTATCGCGGCTGCGAACACGGCTGCGCCTATTGCTACGCCCGGCCCACGCACGAGGTGTTCGGCCTCAGCGCGGGACTCGACTTCGAAACGAAGATCCTGGTCAAACACGAGGCGCCGGCCCTCTTGCGGAGTGAGTTGGCCAGGCCGTCGTGGCGGGGCGAAGCGATTACCATGTCGGGCGTGACCGATTGTTATCAGCCGGCCGAGCGACGTTTTTGTTTGACGCGGGGACTCTTGGAAGTCATGAACGAGGCGAGCCAAGCCCTCGGCATCATCACCAAGAACGCGCTGGTGACGCGCGATCTCGACCTGCTGGCGGCGATGGCCGGGCGGCGGCTGGTTCACGTCTTTTTGAGCGTCACCACGCTCGACGCCGAGCTGGCCCGCACGATGGAGCCGCGCACCAGCCCGCCGGCCAAGAAGCTGGCCGCCGTCAAGGCCCTGAGCGAGGCGGGCGTGCCCGTGGGCGTGATGGTGGCGCCGGTCGTTCCGGGCCTGACCGACCACGAGATGCCCGGCATTCTCGAAGCCGCCCGTGAGGCCGGCGCCCGCTCGGCGGGCTACGTGCTGCTGCGGCTGCCGCTTACCGTGGTGCCGGTGTTTCAGGCCTGGCTGGCGGAGAACTATCCCGACAAGCAAGAGAAGGTCGAGTCGTTGATCCGCTCGACGCGCGGCGGCGGTCTATATCAAGCGCAGTTCGGGCTGCGTCAGCGCGGCGCCGGAGAGTATGCCGTGCAGATCGGCCGCAATTTCAAGGTCTTCAAACATAAATTCGGCCTCGACGGTCCGTTGCCGGAACTCGACAGCTCGCAGTTTCGCCCGCCGCGGTCGGCAGCGGGGCAGATGTCGCTGTTCTAA
- a CDS encoding magnesium chelatase has product MATTVKPTNLRELRESGWRSKTVKREIHDNFMRMLTGGEELFPGIVGYESTVIPEINLALLAQHDMLFLGEKGQAKSRLMRLLTRFLDDEIPYIDLPEAPVHDDPYRPISSVCRRFVAGTPDDEVPIAWWPREERYAERLAPGTKFADIIGEIDPAKLAGGTSMSAEEALHFGLIPRMHRGIFAMNELPELDELVQVGLFNILEERDVQIRGFPIKFDIDVLILFSANPATYNRSGKVIPQLKDRIGSVIHTHYPLERDLGISIMDQEAKIELDGEFPVVVPYFMKQIVEEMSVSARKSKFIDQASGVSARFSIANYRTMVASARHRSARLGERPAVPRMSDLGHLYSSSLGKLELDMMGSHQLSERQVLDAILAEAIKTVFEEYVEQHGLEEISHIFGQGVKIEVGDMLPSSAYAERLKRVPPAWQKAFEVNASSDPAVRASCVEFVLAGLYASDRISRAQRHGRIVYET; this is encoded by the coding sequence ATGGCAACCACCGTCAAACCGACAAACCTCCGCGAGCTGCGCGAAAGCGGCTGGCGTTCGAAAACGGTCAAGCGAGAGATTCACGACAACTTCATGCGGATGCTGACCGGCGGCGAAGAGCTGTTTCCGGGCATCGTCGGCTACGAAAGCACGGTCATCCCCGAAATCAACTTGGCCCTGCTGGCCCAGCATGACATGCTCTTCTTGGGCGAAAAGGGGCAGGCCAAGAGCCGGCTGATGCGGCTCTTGACCCGCTTTCTCGACGACGAGATTCCCTACATCGACTTGCCCGAAGCGCCCGTGCATGACGATCCCTACCGGCCGATCAGCAGCGTCTGCCGCCGCTTCGTGGCCGGCACGCCTGACGACGAGGTGCCGATCGCCTGGTGGCCGCGGGAAGAGCGGTATGCCGAGCGGCTGGCGCCGGGCACCAAGTTCGCCGACATCATCGGCGAGATCGATCCGGCCAAGCTGGCGGGCGGCACCAGCATGTCGGCCGAAGAGGCGTTGCACTTCGGGCTCATCCCCCGCATGCACCGCGGCATCTTCGCCATGAACGAGCTGCCGGAGTTGGATGAACTGGTGCAGGTCGGGCTGTTCAACATCCTCGAAGAGCGCGACGTGCAGATTCGCGGCTTCCCGATCAAGTTCGACATCGACGTGCTGATTCTGTTTTCGGCGAACCCCGCCACCTACAACCGCAGCGGCAAGGTGATTCCGCAGCTCAAGGACCGCATCGGCTCGGTGATCCACACGCACTATCCGCTGGAGCGAGACCTGGGCATCTCGATCATGGACCAGGAGGCAAAGATCGAACTCGACGGCGAGTTTCCGGTCGTCGTGCCGTATTTCATGAAGCAGATCGTGGAAGAGATGAGCGTGTCGGCGCGGAAGAGCAAGTTCATCGACCAGGCGTCGGGCGTGAGCGCCCGCTTCAGCATTGCCAACTATCGCACGATGGTGGCCAGTGCCCGGCACCGTTCGGCACGATTGGGCGAGCGGCCGGCGGTGCCGCGAATGAGCGACCTGGGGCATCTCTATAGTTCGTCGCTGGGCAAGCTGGAGCTCGACATGATGGGCAGCCATCAACTCAGCGAGCGTCAGGTGCTCGACGCCATCTTGGCCGAGGCGATCAAGACGGTGTTCGAAGAGTACGTCGAGCAGCATGGCCTGGAGGAGATTTCGCACATCTTCGGCCAGGGCGTGAAGATCGAGGTCGGCGACATGCTGCCGTCGTCGGCCTACGCGGAGCGTCTCAAGCGCGTGCCGCCGGCCTGGCAAAAGGCGTTCGAGGTGAACGCGTCGAGCGACCCCGCGGTGCGGGCCTCGTGTGTGGAGTTCGTGCTGGCCGGGCTTTACGCCAGCGACCGCATCTCCCGCGCCCAGCGGCACGGGCGGATTGTGTATGAAACGTGA